taaactgattaaagaagcattgtctatggagccataatctgatcctgtagtgcagctgcagtttgcacatttcatgtattctcagccagatttggtttagagcacagccaatatttagcataagtagatttaaattcacacactggtgatggcaagctacattgtagccacagccgccctggggcgcactgacagaggcgaggctgccgaacactggcaccaccgggccctctgaccaccaccagtaggcaacaggtgaagtgtcttgcccaaggacacaacgactgaaactgtcggagccggggctcgaaccggcaaccttccgattataagacgaactgtcaactcttgagtcacgattcagtcatccacccatgtgtgtggatgactgaatgtgtaaagcgctttggagtccttaggggactagtaaagtgctatacaaatacaggccatttaccatttaaattgaaaattttgtttgaattctgcaattgaagacatgctcagttatttatgaacatggtctttgtttaaagcaagaaatggatttgtaacatgggggtgcatatctcattctgaaaaaactttaacaactaataagtgttacccaaagccaatcaccatcatccaaggcatcagtatggctctgctttggaaagacatgaattgttaagcacaagggatattgtgtaattgtaattgtgtaatttttttttttttttttttttgtctttgaacccttttatagccgacaggtattgaagacacgttttctaagaggatgaaagttggcattgcgatggtgaaagaagaagacatcatcgatgtgttggtcaTCCTTGacgcggcagtaatcctgtctaatctgaggaatgtctcaagtgccatttccatgctgatgggccttctttttgccctcaacatagactatccaaaggaacttaaggacatctttgaagtcattcagaacgtcctaatgaacattggtggaaggcagtgcatctcactagtgcatggtctaagaaacagactcttgcagaaagccatgcagaactgtaactGTAtgccttagtgttaaggacagtgtttattttactgtttgtttttttattcttgcaagttctcattctcacttttgtatgtcactaaatgactacactttacattccagattagacaattactcatttgttcatggtttaagaaacttatgtgaacaacaatataatggtggactctgactttctgtatgaaatgatcagatagactttaatggaatctgtggggttttattttttttcctgtaaacaacagaaaattaatttaaaggaatgtaggtatttaaacctgagatctaagataaacctaacaggtagttttgctgaaatggatgttagaaagctaaaaaaaaataaataaaaaaaaaacttaagatgtttaatacacatttttctttacatccagtcaatcaactctgataattaaaatgaaactgatttacaagttcactcagctaccttaaggagctcagttaattaataaacttaaatcaacttagctaacagattatgttagttaagctaaaatagattcctaagttaaagaactactaaagtatttgaattaactaaaaacccaagtcaactgaactaggacaagagtttaaacaatagattattttaatttagctgaaagggttttcccaagtaaagatgacaattaaaggagttgaactgactaacaaatctcagtcaactaaactaagacaaaagtttagacaacatgtgatttttcattaagataacaattggttgtgttataagaacaaattctatttcttgacttaacttaaaattttaaggcagccctgtacctgatatttttaagttgaaacaacaagttatattttacagtgtggagtctaaatgcagaaaaaaatgttttaagaaagcaattaagttcatgttccaaaaaatatgattgtttgcttgcaggacaccaggagagatgagtcatccgtcacagatggtgtggtcagtgaagatggtcgcctgcaggttcaagctcattgcatctccaacccacatccactgccactgtacttaagggaagttaaagactttcttctgcacttacatttggatcatctcgatccatgacagtcattcagtcagtaatgcctggactggaaacaagcatccttaaaataatacaacattccagctcctgtgttggaatggaaaccaaatgtgttgtttaaattagagactgcacttgtgacagaacaacaaatattttattttgattatataagtaatgtaagtacaaaacaaagttgtggtagacctaaacttattttcagaataattaaatctgagactttgtttcattgtaagaatataacagtgatggcaatataattgtttgttgttcaagagaacagtgtccagtatgttggctgttatacttttttgcatttgaaaatgaaagttgggctgattttaacatcattgcaaaaagtgttgttaattatttttaatgacattcAGGTtgccacaaattgttttttcatttagttgaacttaaaatgtttgtcagtaggtaaacaattagtattgcacagtcagaaatatcaagttattcttaatactgcagacttgcaattaataagttgtcctaacagtcatcttaagtaaactttactcaattttttgagttctgggaactaatgaggctgtacagtgtactcaaaatgggTAAGTTGCCCTAGCTTAATCATCTTAAGTAaaacttcactttttttttcctgaggcaacgagtttacatagtttttttgagttctgtgaactaattagattttacagtgatTGGACTGCAGGTGATGTTGTTGCTGTGTCTCTTCTCCACAGTCACTCTGCTGCTGACAGTATAGAGGTCATCAGGACCTCTGAGGGTCTCTGTAGGTCCAGCAGAGAGGAGGTTTCCCTCACCGTCcaaccacagcagctcaggcTCTGGATACCAGCCTGCAGACTCACACTGTAACACCACTCCTCCTCTGTTTTTGTCAATCCCTGATAAACTGATGACAGGTGAGGTGGCAGCATCGGATGCTGAGCAAAAAGCATTTAAAGAAGATATTAATAGttgaaaaaaatttttttttttacagtaattaACAattacaaaattattattattgcaaaaTTCTgatgcatttgttttttttctctttgtaaagttaataaataaacatttctggGATAAAATCTTTCCTCATCCTACACAAATATGAATTTTCACTTTAACTAAATCCACAACACCATAAACATATGATGTGTATCTACTTACCAACCACAAGCTTAACAAAAGATTTTTTCCCCATTAAAGGAAAGCTGCATTCATATGTTCCTTCATCAGAGAGTTTTACTCTGGAGAGTTTCAGTGAAATGTTTCcatgcttcagttcattgataaACAGTGATGTTCTTCCCCTGTATGAAGGATTTCTTGTATTCACCAGATCCTGACCGGATCGCCACACATGGACAAATCTTGGGTTCAAATCAGATCTTGTCCACTCCAATATCTCAGCTGTCACATCCTCTGCAGGCTCCACGTGACATGGTAAAataacatcatcatcaacaaaTGCAACTACTGGTTGATGTGGACCAACCACCTGAGACTCCGCTGTAGacaggagaaaaaacaaagaaagaaagaaagaaaatgagttTATTAATTTCTGCAGCAGGAGTGAATGCATATATCAAACTTAAAGATGACATTCAGCAAAGAGCAttatctttctttatttttaaaaaaaatcttggctaccataaaaatgtcaaaaactgaTGTTTCACTaaagaattaaatttaaaaaaaaaatgcaggcaggaaataaataaaagcaccaAAGTACAAATTACTATTTGAACCAAATATAACAAATTTGCACAATTTTGTAATAACTGTATGGTTTTTATACAGTTTTACTGCATAAAAAGTGAGTCCATTTGCAtcaatgataataaaaaaatattacacaTGTAACATCAAACTTACCTTTATTTAAGTGTATTAGAagatggaaaaccaaaatactgaaGACTTTGACTGGAGAAAGGGAGAGGGCATCTATCTGTGGAAGCATCCTCCTCTGAGTGTGGCTGCAAGAggtcattaaaataaaagtcaagTTATTCAAGactaaaaacatatttacatgttATTTCAGTATATTAAGTACCTTCATGAGGTCATCAACATGACTTTCACTTAGCATGTTATTGCTCTCCAGTAACTCCAGAGTTAAAGCAACAGACATAAAGTTGTTGATTAAAGCAAACCCATTATTTTAGATTAGTGCCAAATTGCAGCCTAGAGAATAACTTTAATCAGTGCTATCTCTGTTCTTGAAATGACCTCTGTATGACTTTTCATAGATACTGTACTGAGTTATTCAATAGAATAACtctgcccagacctctacagtatactttaactttaaaaactttattttctgcTCTCCTATCTAAAATCTTGGCGAttgatttctaaaatatttaattacatttacaaagatttattgatgacagtgaaataaataaaataaatatcagaCTTTATAACTAGACATCAGAAAAGCATGCAGAACTTAAACAcactaaatacagcatttgagACTTACCCGTGGAAAGTTGTGTGAGAACAAGGTGAAGTCTGAAAATCATTAACCTGCATCCTGAACTTACTTTGGCTTATCAACTGCAAATCCCTCATATATGCTCAGATTTATGGAAAAAATAGGCTCAAGTTGTTGTTAATCAAAGTATATTGctggaaaaatatgaatttatcAGGTTCTGGTCCAATCTGTTTAGATCAGGTATACACTGTGTCAAATGCTGAACTTTGAGCCTGTTATAAAATAATTGATCTGAAACCAAATCTGTCTTTATGGTGTTCAAAAAGGGGCAAGTGTTCACATGTGTTATCTCAGCTATCATACTGAAGGTGGCAGTACAGGACTGATTTTTGAAATACACACTGCTAAGATACTCAGGGTTGTTTTAAATGATCTATTTCAGTGTCACAGGGATGCTGGAGCCTTTCCCAGCTGTTACAGTGTGAGCAGGGGTGCCACCAGGGATCTGGGGCcctgtgaaaaaaatatgaCTTTGGGCCCCCACAACTTTGACACTGCAATCCATGCCAGCCCTAAAAATATAAGACTGAGACATGGATCAGTATTCTGCTAAGAGAAATTgagtttttgattttgtgtaaGATTGATGAGATATGCGCcatcatttacattttattagattttttaaaaataatattaagtATTGGCAATTATtagtggtgggcggatcgatccaaatatcgatagtatcgagtcggtatcggatcgatactagcctggtgagatcgattctttactttgagttctgcttgTTTACAATGCTGTGCTTTCGGCAAAGACGAAACAGCCAGGTCGCTGGACTCGCTGCTCCTGTGTCAGCGaagagcaggcacactttgctcccTCTCCCCCACTCTTATGTTTCGGTGTTGCGCTGTCACATCACGtgacttagacactttgggggttgttaagttgtttacatattaattatatttttaccagttgtttttgttgttgagaattttaattgtaatttttgtattatagtttatcaacagtatttgttttaatttgtttactggtttgcgtgcacttaggatttttcaaaaaagaaaaaaaaaaaaagatcgccAGATCCGATGGTATTTTCATGCTTCgcagcatcatttattcttacaataatcccacggttgctgtaacagtacattcaacggctgcagctctcccgctgccacaggggcggatctagaagggtggcatggggtggcaagtgccaccctaaaatgatcccttgccaccccaagtgccaccccagtctTGCATGTcatagtgttgtttattaaaataagatagcattaacagtttgagcgtagttacagtcaacactgaatataaatgctgaaactgaacatattgcatagtgtcccccccctccaccattaacaaatggttcagcccatagcaggaccggcttttttcttgttttcagtagcaagcgatgcttatgattgtgccagagcacattttgaacaacaccatgggaatttcggattttgcACAGCTGGTTGGATGtcacactctggaaatggaaggaaggtgagtgttattaaccctctgtggtccacagacatgctgcacctccaaatcacatgactattttaagctgacatagcaacaagctgcagccacgctgagtctctatttcagcccacattgaaagttcggacttcaaagtttttaaattttaattacaggccagtaaatccagagttatgataatatatattagccacgcttttttctaaatactgttgtcacgttttttatgtgtgtttgtgttttaagcgttttaaggaaagcgcgaaaacagtgaagaaagggaaaaaagccACCTTTTTCcaatcggtggaaaaatgtaccatgtcgaccaattaaaaaaaaagtcaacacgtgggatttggttgtttaggaagaggggaaagttttgggagtgacggtaacggcagcgagacagagcgagcgagtgagagagagagagagagagagtgagagagagagtttttagatgtgggagattagtgacgtttagtgtggagtgtatacttagtgtgttgtgttgtcttgtgtagcttttctgttgtgtagtcgttttgatttgtgtgtcagtgagggcactaatgaatgtcactgaggcacatttgcaatgtaaacactgtcactaagtagaaaaccagcggagtgatacacctgttacgacccggctcgtAATGACCGTAACGATGCGCAGGATGTCACGCGACTTCCCACGCCCAAACAGACACAGCCACAGCGTTTGAATCTTAACAATAATTTATTTACACTAATGGCACAATGGGGGAGTATATGCTTCGGGGTGAGCCAaggccaaaacaataaacaaaactcaacctaTGCTTCGGTTCCCCTCTAACCTATCcagggaaaagaaaacaaagaaataacacagaCTGACCTCCCTGGTCTaaaaaacacaggagaaaaGAAGGCATCTCAAAATAATCGGCAGCTCACCCCTACTTACTCCGCACCTCACACACATGCCCGACTTTATGCTAAAAGACTGTAGCTGCGGCCGCGCCGTCTGGACCAGAGGCAGGTGCATGGGAAGTCTGCCACACATCCCAACCAGTGCAGCTCTTCAGTCGCCCTTTTGTAGCTCACGGCCACCGCAGGAACCAGTCACATCAGGCCGGTCATTAGgtccaccaatcacagccgaGCCCCTGCACAGGTGAATTTACATACGTCACACAACAGAGAAACCAACAGCACCCGTAacacacctcctgctgtcaggcctgcaggtttatccctgtgctgttctcctctgtcttttggtggacaaacttttttttactggcacacatcatttgtggggcatcttattgcaacacttgattgttctctcatttttttaaatagttgtatatgtttacaaaatgtacaatttatatttgcatttcaagttataaaaatttactcaacatgtctgtggttttttttacagtaaaaaaatactactaggattttaagttctttgtgtaatttcagatcagtaatactaatgcagtatgtcagtgaaaaaaacaactaaattcagttgagctgaaaagaatgataccaaacaaggcaaggggaaaaataaaatgaaacaatctgagggtgaaatacaaacgtaaactcaaaaggagtcaaaaatggccggttgtatttcagacctcagtgggttaatccaacaaatcatgaaaaattaggtttaaatttttgttcatgacagtgcagatttctggcattttgtgtaatttaagctgtaacaatgtgattgttttctaacaaaaaacagtgaaacttaagttagacttgtgtttgtaaatgaaccgccccatgttgtgtatgattttatacttattgggctacatatttattcattatactggctatacagtacataagatcaaaactcacatgttttatgtaactaaagtgtgtaattatgtggacTACAGACAagaattaagttatagactataacgtgtatacttactgcatttgaatcattttaaccatatgtaaccacctgcatatgtgtttgaaaaaaaaaaaggctttgattttgccaccccatttgatttctttgccaccctcatgccaccctatagatccgcccctgcgctgccagccgtacacatcaccaccaccaaaacTGCAGCGGCATTGCAGAACACGCCCCGCCACATACCCCCATCATCCGGCCGAACCTACTCCCCACTCCGCGAGCAGGCGAGGGAATCGGCCCGGACCATCGGCGCCCCATGCCCCGGCCCAGCGACGGGGAAATGTCCACTCTGGCGGTCGCCCGCGCCTCCAGCGGAAGCCCCGGAGCCTGGAAGCAGCAGGCATGGAAGTGAGCCGGGGCTCACAGGCAGCTGGGCAGACGGCCGGCACGCAGGACCATGCAGCGTGCCGGCCTCTGTTAGAGGAGGAGGCCAAAGCGGCGCCCTCTGGCGTGGCACGACTCCCGCGCACCTCGACCTCCGTCTCCAGCTTGGCAGGTCCCGCTGGCGCGCCAGCCTCCGGCTCACCCCGAGCCGCGCGCTGTCCACCCTTACAGTAGTCACACGGGTGCTGTCAGagtacattcaacggctgcagctctccTGCTGCCAGACgtacacatcaacaccaaaaacaacaaaagcacaagCAGCGCACAGGTTTTAAGCCGGCGAGGCATGACTGTAGATGCCGTGAaggtgagtccatctcacctgcagcggcatcgcagaCCACGACccgccacaataataaagcatttttaatttcattataaataaattatttctctTAATTATGTCCTGagttttaactatttaataataaaaagggaaacatcacaaaaaacacttaaggtcatgaaaattaattgcaatttagcaattcaatgacgcatccaccttatttattgaaaagtatcagtatcggtattggtatcggcgaTACTGGCCCGTATTTAATTGGTATtcgatcgataccaaaatatgcagtatcgcacaccactagCAATTATAACTTAAACAATAGTTTGGATATCAGTTTTCAAACCAAGTATCAACTAAAATATGTCTCTGTCCTGAGACCTAGTGGAGCTCAAAGACAGAGctctaaaagtgttttttttattcaggtgtcAGTGGGGCTGGTTCAGTGTCAGGTGTGGGGAAATGGGAGTGGGACAGTTAAGCCTGAGTAAGAGGTTTGATCTGTTTGACCTGGCAGCAGATCAGTGTTTCAGTATACGTACAAAGGGTCTGCTTACACCAATTAAATGTTtgctaaaataacacaaacacattattttCTGTTAGAAGTGAACCATCTAATACTAGCAGCTTCTTTTATGTGGACGTCACTATGAGTTTCATTTCCACCTGTctgactttcttttttaaacttagGCTCCACTTTTaacacactcaaaaaaatgaatgaggtggattgttcagtgtatattaattatttattttcattttacttaaaatatatgtttttgttaagttaacataTGTTTTTCTAGTCAAGTCTACGTAATTGTGTCTATTATTCACTGTACATAATACTAATGTGTTACTTGATGGCATAacatttaagttaagtcaaTTAGGATCGATATACTTTGTATATCCACAAGGTGGCAGTAATGCAAAAACAGTTGTAATGAAACCGCGAAGAACAACAAGGTTTCACGGCTTGGGCCTGCTCATGCGCAAgacttcaaatttaacttaaaaacGTTGTTTTGGCGccaagctgctgtttctttgGGAGGTAAGAccacttttttctttgactATGTTGTTTAGTATCTACATGTCGAGCATGGTTATATTTTGCGTTTGTCTTATAAGACATGTTATATCGTTTGCGTGCGCTTGTTCTACATTAGTTTTACTGGGTCCTGGACATGCTTATTTTGTGGACTgtgtaagaaacatttttattgtttttggttttattaagGGATTAGCTACAGGGGTTCATggggttattttttcatttgctttcttgGGATTCCTTTACTGTAATCCGAGAGTCATAAATATCGAATAGGATAGCAAGGATAGCataaagtgacatttaaaatccaaaaagtCGAGGTCGAAAGCCACTGTGACACCATTGTTATGCTCTATCAGTAATCTGTATTATGTAAAAATGGTCTGTAAATACAACATGTTTCCTAGCGGAGTTATACAGATCAGCATAGTTATAAATTACAGTTTGTTAAATCACacacttaattttttaaataaaattattcacGACATATGAGTGGACAGACAATGGAGGCCGACAGACCTGGTGATAATTGCTTCtatagaaagttagcacatggCAGTGTCAATCTCTTGCTTTTCTTCTGAgtagtattttatttagttgtaaTACAATCAATAATTTGCTTCTTGAAATTAAGTAATGAATTTCTTGTTTTACTGTATAAATTTCAGATCCTGCCTTTACCTGCTCCCTCCTATACTGATGTGGTGTATGTGGTACTGCTGAGCTTGTATGTGGTATGtgaactgttatacttttaaaaacaaaactgttttataaGTTAAGTTTTCTTTACTGACCCATCCCATGCCCCTGTTATTTCTTCTCCAGATCTGAACCAGTGTAAAGGTTGCAGTTCAAAGACCTCAGGTATGAAATTCTTTTCAGATCAGCTGTGATCAATATTTTTTGGAACttgataaataacaataaaagctgTAATGGCTCCATTAgcattttgtgtaaatgtttgtgttaaaattaTAGCTTTAATGAGGTCTTTCTACATTAGTTTTAGTTATAgagtatgtatatgtgtacatatagtatatatatttacagtaacgtatgttgtgtttgttgacatgttttcaGGTGGAAGCAGAATTTGTGAGGATTACTACTGCTCCACTTGTTCCAAGGCTTTTTGCACAACTTGACCAATACACTGACCAGCTCATAAAAGTCTTCAAGAAAAAAGGAGGCACTGCAGTGAAGAAAATTAGACAAACTTTGGCCCCAGCCACAAAGGTGTGTTATTCTGTTGGTAGCAAAATATTATGGCTAATAAGATCACTTTCAAATTTAAACAGCTAGTGTATGGTAGCTGCACAGTGtacttacatttatattaagcAAGACAAAGTTTGGTACTCAAAATTTTGGAAAATGAAAATTACCTAAACATAAGTAAAATCTGATCCCTCAATTTCGGGTTAAAAATTGAGGGGTTAAAAGTGAATGTTTTATGTTAAAGATCAGTtttgaatgcaaaaaaaaaaga
The sequence above is a segment of the Oreochromis aureus strain Israel breed Guangdong linkage group 3, ZZ_aureus, whole genome shotgun sequence genome. Coding sequences within it:
- the LOC120433916 gene encoding butyrophilin subfamily 1 member A1-like; translation: MLPQIDALSLSPVKVFSILVFHLLIHLNKAESQVVGPHQPVVAFVDDDVILPCHVEPAEDVTAEILEWTRSDLNPRFVHVWRSGQDLVNTRNPSYRGRTSLFINELKHGNISLKLSRVKLSDEGTYECSFPLMGKKSFVKLVVASDAATSPVISLSGIDKNRGGVVLQCESAGWYPEPELLWLDGEGNLLSAGPTETLRGPDDLYTVSSRVTVEKRHSNNITCSPITVKSN